In Lichenihabitans psoromatis, a single window of DNA contains:
- a CDS encoding methylenetetrahydrofolate reductase — MRGTAKLPTKAQTGERPDAVSALRTSLAALAADLSIEVTPKEALRGAAGLGELPPRTRTFITRLPKGSFEETLAAAMRLRACGLNPVPHFTARTTADATTLARRLDRMVVEAGVEEILLVAGSNDRPEGPFASTIDILKCGVIESSGLRALNVAGHPEGHPQANEAELHRALDAKNEFAARTGMPVALVTQFFFDAAPVIAWEERIRVLGNKLPIDPGLHGVTGMTSLMKHALACGVGASVKVLAQRSGNLLQFAQIHAPDAMLGELAAAKAADASSMFRNVHMFPLGGFERTVAWANSLRQGRISVTPEGRVTVAA, encoded by the coding sequence ATGCGCGGCACAGCTAAGCTGCCGACAAAGGCGCAAACTGGAGAGCGGCCCGATGCTGTCTCTGCCTTGAGGACATCGTTGGCCGCCTTGGCCGCCGATCTGTCGATCGAGGTCACGCCCAAGGAGGCCCTGCGCGGAGCTGCGGGGCTCGGGGAGCTTCCGCCTCGCACGCGAACCTTCATCACCCGGCTCCCAAAGGGCAGCTTTGAAGAAACTCTTGCGGCTGCGATGAGGCTCCGCGCCTGCGGGCTGAACCCGGTACCGCACTTCACCGCGAGGACGACGGCGGATGCAACGACGCTGGCGAGACGCCTCGATCGGATGGTCGTCGAAGCTGGTGTGGAAGAGATCCTGCTCGTCGCTGGCTCGAACGACCGGCCAGAGGGCCCGTTCGCGAGCACCATCGATATCTTGAAATGTGGGGTCATCGAGTCCTCCGGCCTCCGAGCCTTGAACGTTGCAGGTCATCCGGAGGGACATCCGCAGGCAAACGAAGCAGAGCTGCATCGCGCTCTGGATGCGAAGAACGAGTTCGCGGCCCGGACCGGCATGCCGGTCGCGTTGGTCACCCAGTTTTTCTTTGACGCTGCGCCCGTCATCGCCTGGGAGGAGCGGATCAGGGTCCTTGGCAACAAGCTTCCGATTGACCCGGGGCTGCACGGGGTCACCGGCATGACAAGCTTGATGAAGCACGCGCTGGCATGCGGTGTCGGCGCCTCGGTGAAGGTCCTGGCGCAGCGCTCCGGCAACCTGCTCCAGTTCGCTCAGATCCACGCGCCGGATGCCATGCTGGGTGAACTCGCAGCCGCCAAGGCGGCTGATGCTTCGTCGATGTTTCGCAACGTGCACATGTTCCCTCTCGGCGGCTTCGAACGGACCGTCGCCTGGGCCAATAGCCTTCGACAGGGCCGCATCTCCGTCACTCCGGAGGGCCGTGTGACAGTGGCCGCGTAA
- a CDS encoding FAD-binding oxidoreductase — MDLDHGARGSSSSLVDDLRAVLGPNGLLTDEHDLAGYGGSQPGTSTRNILAIARPASVQEVALVLRSCRDWSVPIIPRGGGTGLAGGAVVGTEAAAVVLSLERMQRIRELDTVGNTMIVESGCTLATAREAAAKAGRSIGLDHGGSGSSQIGGNLATNAGGNNVLRYGTARDQVLGLEAVLADGSVIGDLTGLRKSNAGYDLKGLLIGSEGTLGVITAAALKLRLAPVARSTALLGIASPAHALSLLTLAGEIIGDQVSAFEMMSKSAVALHFEHTEAGQWPLATEADYIVLIECDSSSRFFDLDAAFEALLEAALERGVVSDGAIAASGAQRDAMWKIREGIPAALHRARYPVVTTDTAVPVSAVPNFIAAVEDGASGLAPGGVSVVFGHVGDGNIHFNVLSREPDDWDAFRAAMPALYRMTEDVALALGGTVSAEHGIGQSKREALLRMKSPVEMALMRGVRTLFDPGGILNPGKIFVPLDPPSSRDRDRT, encoded by the coding sequence ATGGATCTTGATCATGGCGCAAGGGGTTCTAGCTCCAGTCTCGTGGACGACCTGCGGGCCGTTCTAGGTCCGAATGGCCTGCTAACTGATGAGCACGACCTCGCCGGATACGGTGGAAGCCAGCCAGGGACTTCTACTCGCAACATACTGGCGATCGCGCGACCTGCGAGCGTCCAGGAGGTCGCCCTCGTACTGCGGTCCTGTCGCGACTGGAGCGTCCCAATCATACCCCGCGGCGGGGGGACCGGACTGGCGGGGGGTGCAGTCGTCGGCACAGAGGCCGCCGCGGTGGTCCTATCGCTCGAACGCATGCAGCGCATTCGAGAGCTGGATACGGTCGGCAATACGATGATCGTCGAGTCCGGCTGCACGCTCGCAACCGCCAGGGAGGCCGCAGCGAAAGCTGGCAGGTCGATCGGCCTCGATCACGGCGGGTCGGGGTCGAGCCAGATCGGCGGCAATCTGGCGACCAATGCCGGCGGCAACAACGTGTTGCGCTATGGAACGGCCCGCGATCAGGTGCTCGGGTTGGAGGCCGTGCTCGCGGACGGGAGCGTCATCGGCGACCTCACAGGGCTGCGTAAGAGCAACGCCGGATACGATCTTAAGGGTCTGCTGATCGGGTCGGAAGGGACGCTCGGAGTCATCACTGCCGCTGCACTGAAGCTCCGGCTTGCACCCGTTGCACGTTCGACTGCCCTACTCGGCATCGCCTCGCCTGCGCACGCACTCTCGCTCCTGACCCTCGCGGGAGAGATCATCGGCGACCAGGTGAGCGCATTCGAGATGATGTCGAAATCTGCAGTAGCTCTGCATTTTGAGCACACCGAGGCAGGCCAGTGGCCGCTCGCGACCGAGGCCGACTATATCGTGCTCATCGAGTGCGACAGCAGCAGCCGCTTCTTCGACCTCGACGCCGCATTCGAGGCCCTCCTCGAGGCTGCACTGGAGCGTGGTGTCGTCAGTGACGGCGCGATCGCCGCGTCCGGCGCTCAGCGTGACGCGATGTGGAAGATCAGAGAAGGCATCCCCGCGGCTCTGCACAGGGCTCGCTATCCTGTCGTAACGACGGATACGGCCGTGCCCGTATCGGCCGTTCCGAACTTCATCGCCGCCGTCGAAGACGGGGCGAGCGGCCTTGCGCCAGGTGGCGTGTCGGTCGTCTTCGGACATGTTGGTGACGGTAACATTCACTTCAACGTTCTGTCCCGGGAACCAGATGACTGGGACGCGTTCCGCGCCGCCATGCCGGCGCTCTATCGCATGACCGAGGATGTGGCCCTGGCACTCGGGGGCACCGTCAGCGCCGAGCACGGGATTGGTCAGTCCAAACGCGAGGCGCTACTGCGCATGAAGTCTCCCGTCGAGATGGCGCTGATGCGCGGCGTACGTACCCTCTTCGACCCGGGCGGCATCCTCAATCCCGGCAAGATCTTCGTGCCGCTCGATCCGCCGTCGTCGCGCGATCGGGACCGGACCTAA
- a CDS encoding aromatic amino acid transaminase, producing the protein MFNHLEMASPDKILSLMGLFRDDPRPEKIDLGIGVYRDLSGHTPILACVREAEQRLLAQQDTKTYVSPVGDERFTQALTSLVFGDHEKLERMSGLQTPGGAGALRLLAGLLAQARPGGRIWVPDPTWTHHHAVFADAGLDVRVYPYLNGVTHAVDVEAMLDTLLRVQPGDVVLLHGCCHNPSGADPTPEQWRAIVDVIVQRGLFPFVDLAYQGFGEGLEQDAAATRLIARHVPEMVIAYSCSKNFGIYRERTGGAFVLGETASKAAAAKSQLAVLARLAYSMPPDHGASVVRIILEDEPLSIAWRVELATMRDKIQKARLTLADAFRKRTGGDRYGFLARHKGMFSLLGTTADDAVRLREDHAVYVVGDGRINLAGLQLGSVDRFVGAVLSQTRQ; encoded by the coding sequence ATGTTCAACCATCTCGAAATGGCTAGCCCAGACAAGATCCTGTCCCTGATGGGTCTGTTCCGAGACGATCCGCGTCCGGAAAAGATCGACCTCGGGATCGGCGTCTACCGAGACCTCTCCGGTCACACGCCGATCCTCGCCTGCGTCCGGGAGGCGGAGCAGCGCCTGCTCGCGCAGCAGGACACCAAGACCTATGTCTCGCCAGTGGGAGATGAGCGTTTCACCCAGGCCCTCACATCGCTCGTCTTCGGCGACCATGAGAAGCTGGAGCGGATGAGCGGGCTGCAGACGCCCGGCGGCGCGGGCGCGCTTCGGCTCCTAGCCGGATTGCTCGCGCAGGCGCGGCCCGGCGGACGCATTTGGGTGCCGGACCCGACGTGGACCCACCACCACGCCGTCTTCGCCGACGCCGGACTCGATGTCCGTGTCTACCCGTACTTGAACGGCGTCACCCATGCGGTCGACGTCGAGGCCATGCTCGACACGTTGCTCCGCGTCCAGCCCGGGGACGTGGTCCTCCTTCACGGCTGCTGCCACAATCCGTCCGGCGCCGACCCAACGCCTGAACAATGGCGCGCCATCGTCGACGTCATTGTCCAGCGCGGGCTGTTCCCCTTTGTCGACCTTGCCTACCAGGGTTTCGGCGAAGGTCTCGAGCAAGATGCCGCCGCGACCCGTCTCATCGCCCGGCATGTCCCCGAGATGGTCATTGCCTACTCCTGCTCGAAGAACTTCGGCATCTATCGCGAACGCACCGGGGGGGCCTTCGTCCTCGGCGAGACCGCGAGCAAGGCGGCGGCCGCCAAATCCCAGCTCGCGGTTCTTGCCCGGCTCGCCTACTCCATGCCACCGGACCATGGCGCCTCGGTCGTTCGCATCATCCTTGAAGACGAGCCGCTCTCGATTGCTTGGAGGGTTGAACTCGCAACGATGCGCGACAAGATCCAGAAGGCACGCCTCACGCTGGCAGACGCTTTCCGCAAGCGGACCGGCGGTGATCGGTACGGCTTCCTTGCTCGGCACAAAGGCATGTTTTCCCTCCTCGGCACCACCGCGGACGACGCCGTTCGGCTGCGGGAAGACCATGCCGTCTACGTCGTGGGCGACGGCCGCATCAATCTTGCGGGCCTGCAACTCGGGTCGGTGGACCGCTTCGTCGGCGCCGTCTTGTCGCAAACTCGACAGTAA
- a CDS encoding ABC transporter permease, whose product MKRFSVGRLLITAYVVAFIVYMIAPLMVMGGAAINDSRFPSIYPWMGLTLRWFVELFHDGQMWLAVIRSLLVALAVVAISVPVGTAAALVINSAQARFRAVLYGIMVAPILTPGAVIGIATILFWNRLHVSAGLHLSVLGQASFISAYAMLLVLARMQSLDPALEEAALDLGASHGQVMRRIIIPHLKPAFAAAAVIAFFQSVENFNVTLFTAGNTQTLTVYVFSQVRAGITPKINALALLMIAMSLMGAAAYGNGRRRAAQRLRAEQETATEDEVVGARSVAPMAGQQLA is encoded by the coding sequence TTGAAACGCTTCAGCGTCGGCCGCTTGCTGATCACCGCCTACGTCGTGGCTTTCATCGTCTACATGATCGCCCCGCTGATGGTCATGGGCGGAGCAGCCATCAACGACTCGCGTTTTCCATCGATCTATCCATGGATGGGGCTCACGCTTCGTTGGTTTGTGGAGCTCTTTCACGATGGGCAGATGTGGCTGGCCGTCATCCGCAGCCTGCTCGTCGCCCTGGCTGTCGTTGCGATCTCGGTGCCGGTCGGAACGGCCGCCGCTTTGGTGATCAATAGCGCTCAAGCCCGATTCCGTGCGGTCCTCTATGGCATCATGGTGGCGCCGATCCTGACGCCGGGGGCCGTGATCGGCATTGCAACTATCCTGTTCTGGAACCGTCTCCACGTTTCCGCTGGACTGCATCTCTCGGTCCTTGGCCAAGCGTCGTTCATCAGTGCCTACGCGATGTTGCTCGTGCTGGCGCGCATGCAGAGCCTCGATCCGGCGCTCGAGGAGGCCGCGCTCGACCTTGGGGCCTCGCATGGTCAAGTGATGCGGCGCATCATCATCCCGCACCTCAAACCCGCTTTCGCGGCCGCCGCGGTGATCGCCTTCTTCCAGTCGGTCGAGAACTTCAACGTCACGCTCTTCACCGCTGGGAACACGCAGACGCTGACCGTCTACGTCTTCTCCCAGGTCCGGGCCGGCATAACGCCGAAGATCAATGCTCTGGCCCTGCTGATGATCGCCATGAGCCTGATGGGTGCCGCCGCCTACGGCAACGGCCGACGGCGTGCCGCCCAGCGACTCCGCGCCGAACAGGAGACAGCGACCGAGGATGAGGTCGTCGGCGCGCGTTCGGTCGCCCCCATGGCAGGGCAGCAGCTGGCGTAA
- a CDS encoding ABC transporter permease — MLISRYGRGLTGLIVAMTAFWLVLLVIVPNLILLNFSFRPYLPISQMGGSNDVYTLANYATFFHSFIHIEIFGLTVLYSSVVTFICLVLSYPLAFFLAKVTPPRNAATWFLVLLLPLWVSEVMRSFAWSIILANHGPLNAALQGLGLIHEPIRWRTGFNGIIVGLVYTNVLFMVFPLYNAMQSLDSNQIEAAQDLGASLWRIHWRIVAPHAKPGIGSGCIMVFMLSAGSILVPSILGSASSRWFTEIIQQWMFESLDWNTGAAYAFLLLILCITFVSMMTRILNVKLVDVAR, encoded by the coding sequence GTGCTCATCTCGCGTTATGGCAGGGGTCTGACAGGGCTGATCGTCGCGATGACGGCCTTTTGGCTGGTCTTACTGGTGATCGTGCCGAACCTCATTCTTCTTAATTTCTCATTCCGGCCGTATCTGCCTATCAGCCAGATGGGGGGCAGCAATGACGTCTACACCCTCGCCAACTACGCCACGTTCTTCCATAGCTTCATTCACATCGAGATCTTCGGCTTGACGGTGCTCTACAGCAGCGTCGTCACGTTCATATGCCTCGTGCTCTCCTACCCCCTCGCGTTTTTCCTGGCCAAGGTCACGCCGCCTCGGAACGCCGCGACATGGTTCCTGGTGCTGCTCCTTCCGCTCTGGGTGAGCGAGGTGATGAGGTCTTTCGCTTGGTCGATCATCCTGGCCAACCATGGGCCGCTGAATGCCGCCCTGCAGGGCTTGGGATTGATCCACGAGCCGATCCGATGGCGCACCGGGTTCAACGGGATCATCGTCGGTCTGGTCTACACGAACGTGCTCTTTATGGTTTTTCCTTTATATAATGCGATGCAGTCACTCGACAGCAACCAGATCGAGGCCGCCCAGGATCTTGGTGCCTCGCTGTGGCGCATTCACTGGCGCATCGTCGCCCCTCACGCCAAACCCGGCATCGGCTCCGGATGCATCATGGTGTTCATGCTCTCGGCTGGTTCGATCCTGGTGCCGAGTATCCTGGGTTCAGCCTCGTCGCGCTGGTTCACCGAGATCATCCAGCAATGGATGTTCGAGTCCCTCGACTGGAACACCGGCGCGGCATACGCCTTCCTGCTGCTCATCCTCTGCATCACCTTCGTCAGCATGATGACCCGGATCCTCAATGTGAAGCTCGTCGATGTCGCGAGGTAG
- a CDS encoding ABC transporter ATP-binding protein: protein MSEDVQLSSVTVEFGAFKAVDNVDVTIRAGEFFSFLGPSGCGKTTILRIISGFIDPTAGEIRIGGKSMLGIGPNRRPTALIFQNLALFPLMSVAENIAFGLEVRGVPKGERRERAESLLRTVDLSGSGDKRVGQLSGGQKQRVAIARALAVEPKVMLLDEPLSALDLKLRQHMRSELRAIQKKTNLTFIYITHDQGEALAMSDRVAVMSAGVLQQVGTPAEIYNQPANGFVASFVGENNHIDGQLVDVQNGYGRISTSAGAFLARVGSDVSVGSAVRLYVRPENVRLCPDAEGDNAVEVRISDVAFEGSFINVHVRDAQDRLHMIQMRNDRGLPIPNIGQQLSMTFACDSAVVLSHA, encoded by the coding sequence ATGAGCGAAGATGTCCAACTCAGCAGCGTGACTGTCGAATTCGGCGCCTTCAAAGCGGTCGACAACGTCGACGTCACCATCCGGGCAGGGGAGTTCTTCTCCTTCCTCGGGCCGTCCGGGTGCGGCAAGACCACCATCTTGCGTATAATTTCAGGCTTCATCGACCCAACGGCTGGAGAGATAAGGATCGGAGGCAAGAGCATGCTCGGCATCGGGCCGAACAGGCGGCCGACTGCGCTCATCTTTCAGAACCTTGCCTTGTTCCCGTTGATGTCGGTCGCGGAGAACATCGCCTTCGGACTGGAGGTCCGAGGTGTTCCCAAGGGGGAACGTCGAGAGCGAGCCGAGTCCCTTCTCCGAACCGTCGACCTCAGCGGGTCAGGCGATAAGCGCGTCGGCCAGTTGTCGGGCGGTCAGAAACAGCGCGTTGCGATCGCTCGCGCCCTGGCCGTGGAGCCCAAGGTCATGCTGCTCGACGAGCCCTTGTCGGCGCTCGACCTCAAGCTCAGGCAACACATGCGTAGCGAACTTCGCGCGATCCAGAAGAAAACCAACTTGACCTTCATCTACATCACACACGATCAGGGTGAGGCGCTGGCGATGTCGGACCGAGTTGCCGTCATGTCAGCTGGTGTGCTGCAACAGGTGGGTACGCCGGCGGAGATCTACAATCAGCCGGCAAATGGCTTCGTAGCCTCCTTCGTCGGCGAGAACAACCACATCGACGGCCAACTCGTCGATGTCCAGAACGGCTACGGGCGCATTTCCACGTCAGCAGGTGCGTTCCTGGCCAGGGTCGGATCCGACGTTTCTGTCGGATCGGCCGTCAGGCTGTACGTGCGCCCCGAGAATGTTCGGCTCTGTCCCGACGCCGAAGGCGACAACGCTGTAGAGGTCCGGATCAGCGACGTGGCGTTCGAGGGAAGCTTTATCAACGTTCACGTCCGGGACGCGCAGGATCGCCTCCACATGATCCAGATGCGGAACGACCGGGGCTTGCCAATCCCCAACATTGGCCAGCAGCTCTCCATGACCTTCGCGTGCGACAGCGCGGTCGTGCTGTCCCACGCTTAA
- a CDS encoding extracellular solute-binding protein produces MKSAVAAIGGLAAPAIISAKARASSGEVNFMGWSGYKYDDLFAAFTKQTGIKVNLLDQPDQDTMYARCKVALQTGGIDFAEPSIDHLPAWVSNGLVQPWDMTKVKLDNYDPAFVSGAVGDAATIGGKRYYLPSVWGTEALIHSTVDAPMEYPETTLASLFDPKFKGKVTVLAHLALMSMGRVLEQQGKLPKPFLDSFKDEATMRQAWDLVLAAAVAAKPNIVQFWTGENDAQSAFRDNGCTLGLCWDSTGYNLGKEGLPFAYVAPREGAFGWMQGYFLMKNATNVEQATAFANFVSTAQGSALNATAFSANPTGKGAADLLDPKVAAFYKAAYPGDALNKIWWLPAQDSWFLKLRGEYVDKYKAA; encoded by the coding sequence ATGAAGTCAGCCGTCGCGGCCATTGGGGGCCTCGCCGCGCCCGCAATAATATCGGCGAAGGCGCGGGCCTCGTCGGGCGAGGTTAACTTCATGGGCTGGTCAGGTTATAAGTATGATGACCTGTTCGCGGCATTCACCAAGCAGACCGGCATCAAGGTCAACCTGCTCGACCAGCCCGACCAGGACACGATGTATGCGCGGTGCAAGGTCGCGTTGCAGACCGGCGGCATCGACTTCGCCGAACCGTCCATCGATCATTTGCCGGCCTGGGTGTCGAACGGCCTCGTGCAGCCCTGGGACATGACGAAGGTTAAGCTCGACAACTACGATCCCGCGTTCGTGTCCGGCGCAGTCGGCGACGCAGCCACGATCGGCGGCAAGCGCTACTATCTCCCGAGCGTCTGGGGCACAGAGGCCCTCATCCATTCGACCGTCGACGCTCCCATGGAGTACCCCGAAACGACGCTCGCCTCGCTGTTCGACCCCAAGTTCAAGGGCAAGGTCACGGTCCTCGCCCATTTGGCATTGATGTCGATGGGGCGCGTTCTCGAGCAGCAAGGTAAGCTCCCGAAGCCGTTCCTGGATAGTTTCAAGGACGAGGCCACGATGCGGCAGGCATGGGATCTGGTGCTGGCCGCGGCCGTCGCGGCCAAGCCTAATATCGTTCAGTTCTGGACCGGCGAGAACGATGCGCAGTCCGCTTTTCGCGATAACGGGTGCACCCTGGGCCTGTGCTGGGACTCGACGGGCTACAATCTCGGCAAGGAGGGTCTTCCCTTCGCCTATGTCGCGCCCAGGGAGGGGGCATTCGGCTGGATGCAGGGCTACTTCCTCATGAAGAACGCGACCAACGTCGAGCAGGCGACGGCGTTCGCCAACTTCGTTTCGACGGCCCAGGGCTCAGCCCTGAACGCGACGGCGTTCTCGGCCAATCCGACCGGCAAAGGCGCGGCGGACCTGCTCGATCCGAAGGTCGCCGCCTTCTACAAGGCGGCCTATCCCGGCGATGCGCTGAACAAGATCTGGTGGCTGCCCGCGCAGGACTCCTGGTTCCTGAAGCTGCGCGGCGAGTACGTCGACAAGTACAAGGCCGCCTGA
- a CDS encoding IclR family transcriptional regulator: protein MTLSEAARAVSLPLSTVSRLLGTLESSDFVRRLSDGRYVPGGRLLKVGVLALHGLDLYDMSAPYLEQLADQTGETANLGIPTADDQVLYIRQSLSKHSIRHAAWIGRSVPIEGTAIGAAISGRFGRNGVSLARVTLEPDVTALAAPIFGADDLIVGALSVTGPSYRMDDALIDRAKIALLQAVHSLSLSLGASEAKPSDGRRRVQSKIELPTIEGLT, encoded by the coding sequence ATGACGTTGAGCGAGGCGGCGCGTGCGGTCAGCCTCCCGTTGAGCACCGTTTCTCGTCTGCTCGGCACGCTGGAGTCGAGCGACTTCGTCCGCCGGCTCTCGGACGGGCGCTACGTGCCCGGTGGTCGATTACTCAAGGTCGGCGTCCTGGCCCTCCATGGCCTCGACCTTTACGACATGTCTGCACCTTACCTCGAGCAACTCGCGGATCAGACAGGCGAAACCGCCAACCTTGGTATCCCGACTGCGGACGACCAGGTCCTCTACATCAGGCAGTCGCTCAGCAAGCATTCCATCAGACACGCCGCCTGGATCGGTCGGTCCGTGCCGATCGAGGGGACGGCCATCGGCGCCGCGATTAGCGGCCGCTTCGGGCGAAATGGGGTGAGCCTTGCACGGGTCACCCTCGAGCCGGACGTCACTGCTCTTGCTGCGCCCATCTTCGGAGCGGACGACCTCATCGTGGGGGCCTTGAGCGTCACGGGCCCGAGCTATCGGATGGATGACGCCTTGATCGATCGCGCCAAAATTGCGCTACTACAAGCAGTGCACTCGCTTTCATTGTCCCTTGGAGCTTCGGAGGCCAAGCCGAGCGACGGCCGACGGCGCGTCCAGTCGAAAATCGAACTGCCAACTATCGAGGGCCTGACATGA
- a CDS encoding DUF917 family protein, giving the protein MRRNLTRVDVKPAMIGGLLLSAGGSGVERSLERHDLAADVALGLGPVAFVSLDELPQDGIILASTSVGAPGHAQPELVLRDHVDAAQAVIARMGAKPCGIICGHVPGFNAWLVAAALGIPLVDAAANGRGHPTVKMGGMGLASRPEVSIVQAAKCGYAESGTRLAIVAEGNLIRTSQVMRHAAIVGGGLVASARGPYSVGFVAKNGAVGAISYQMDLGRAMLAKEPGYARVAAAAKFMGGETLITGTVTENSVGYRDGFDVGRLVVSDETSQLTIGVFNEFMTADQDDKRVATFPDMIGSLDPTSGDPIAIAQLHPGSVVSIVAAHHTGFPLGKGALDPALFVEVEEALGLDIRSYLPAATALKP; this is encoded by the coding sequence ATGAGGCGCAATTTGACGCGAGTCGACGTGAAGCCCGCGATGATCGGCGGGCTGCTCCTGTCGGCGGGTGGGAGCGGGGTCGAGCGGTCGCTCGAGCGACACGACCTGGCCGCCGACGTAGCCTTGGGGCTCGGCCCAGTCGCTTTCGTGTCACTCGACGAGCTGCCCCAGGACGGCATCATTCTCGCTTCCACTTCAGTCGGGGCACCCGGCCATGCTCAGCCGGAACTCGTCCTGCGGGACCATGTCGACGCCGCACAGGCTGTGATCGCGAGAATGGGCGCAAAGCCGTGCGGGATCATCTGCGGGCACGTACCCGGCTTCAATGCTTGGCTTGTCGCCGCCGCCCTCGGCATCCCGTTGGTGGATGCCGCAGCAAACGGCCGAGGACATCCGACCGTCAAGATGGGTGGGATGGGCCTCGCCTCCCGACCAGAGGTCTCCATCGTGCAGGCCGCTAAGTGCGGCTACGCCGAATCTGGCACTCGGCTTGCGATCGTAGCGGAGGGCAACCTCATCCGCACCTCCCAGGTGATGCGTCACGCCGCGATCGTGGGCGGCGGTCTGGTTGCCTCGGCGCGTGGCCCGTACTCGGTCGGGTTCGTGGCAAAGAACGGTGCTGTGGGGGCGATCTCATATCAGATGGACCTCGGCCGGGCGATGCTGGCGAAGGAGCCGGGTTACGCCCGCGTCGCCGCTGCTGCCAAGTTCATGGGTGGCGAAACCCTCATCACCGGGACAGTCACCGAGAACTCGGTTGGGTACCGTGACGGCTTCGACGTCGGTCGACTCGTCGTCTCAGACGAGACGTCGCAGCTGACGATCGGCGTCTTCAACGAGTTCATGACGGCGGATCAGGACGACAAGCGGGTCGCGACGTTCCCGGACATGATCGGATCCCTCGACCCCACCTCGGGCGATCCGATCGCGATCGCCCAACTCCACCCTGGCTCGGTGGTGTCGATCGTGGCCGCTCACCACACCGGGTTCCCACTCGGGAAAGGAGCGCTCGACCCCGCGCTCTTTGTCGAGGTGGAGGAAGCTCTAGGCCTCGACATCCGTTCCTACCTGCCGGCCGCAACAGCGTTGAAGCCATGA
- a CDS encoding glutathione S-transferase family protein codes for MIRLHDSKLSGNSWKIRLCLRHLGIPFERVTLNLAEGAHKADSFTGRNRFKRVPVLELEDGRNLAESNAILLYLTEGTSLLPADAVERAKVVAWLFYEQADLMRFLAFPRFYANTGQSEAFADVIAHYRSLGEAGLDVIEHALEGAPWLNGDLPSVADFSVYPYIRLSPEGGYALAGRPAINNWMAHFEALPGFEPIVPAPRH; via the coding sequence ATGATCAGACTTCATGACAGTAAACTCTCCGGCAACTCCTGGAAGATCCGGTTGTGCCTACGGCACCTCGGCATCCCGTTTGAGAGGGTCACCCTCAATCTCGCCGAAGGCGCGCACAAAGCCGACTCATTCACTGGCCGGAACCGCTTCAAGCGCGTGCCAGTCCTCGAGTTGGAGGATGGCCGAAATCTCGCGGAGTCGAATGCCATCCTGCTGTATCTCACGGAAGGGACATCGCTCTTGCCGGCGGATGCGGTCGAACGCGCGAAGGTGGTGGCCTGGCTGTTCTACGAGCAAGCCGACCTGATGCGCTTCCTCGCTTTCCCACGCTTTTACGCGAACACGGGGCAGAGCGAGGCCTTCGCCGATGTGATTGCGCACTACCGGTCCCTGGGCGAAGCAGGGCTCGATGTCATCGAGCACGCATTGGAAGGGGCACCTTGGCTAAACGGCGATCTCCCGAGCGTTGCCGATTTCTCGGTGTATCCATACATTCGGCTCAGCCCAGAGGGCGGCTACGCGCTTGCGGGCAGGCCTGCCATCAACAATTGGATGGCTCACTTCGAGGCACTGCCCGGCTTCGAGCCGATCGTACCGGCTCCCCGACATTGA